A stretch of the Procambarus clarkii isolate CNS0578487 chromosome 47, FALCON_Pclarkii_2.0, whole genome shotgun sequence genome encodes the following:
- the LOC138350903 gene encoding uncharacterized protein has protein sequence MEEIIEMKGMVRMERGNIKGFGGTLEHPGNRRSTEGIDNRGSTEGIDNRGSTEGIDNRGSTEGVDNRGSTEGIDNGYSTEGIDNRGSTEGIDNRGSTEGIDNRGSTEGIDNRGSTEGIDNGYSTEGIDNRGSTEGIDNRRSTEGIDNRGSTEGIDNRGSTEGIDNRRSTEGIDNRGSTEGIDNGYSTEGIDNRGSTEGIDNRGSTEGIDNRGLD, from the exons ATGGAAGAAATAATTGAAATGAAAGGGATGGTGCGAATGGAAAGGggaaatataaaaggttttggtg GCACGCTAGAACACCCGGGGAATAGGCGCTCGACTGAGGGCATAGACAACAGGGGCTCGACTGAGGGCATAGACAACAGGGGCTCGACTGAGGGCATAGACAACAGGGGCTCGACTGAGGGCGTAGACAACAGGGGCTCGACTGAGGGCATAGACAACGGGTACTCGACTGAGGGCATAGACAACAGGGGCTCGACTGAGGGCATAGACAACAGGGGCTCGACTGAGGGCATAGACAACAGGGGCTCGACTGAGGGCATAGACAACAGGGGCTCGACTGAGGGCATAGACAACGGGTACTCGACTGAGGGCATAGACAACAGGGGCTCGACTGAGGGCATAGACAACAGGCGCTCGACTGAGGGCATAGACAACAGGGGCTCGACTGAGGGCATAGACAACAGGGGCTCGACTGAGGGCATAGACAACAGGCGCTCGACTGAGGGCATAGACAACAGGGGCTCGACTGAGGGCATAGACAACGGGTACTCGACTGAGGGCATAGACAACAGGGGCTCGACTGAGGGCATAGACAACAGGGGCTCGACTGAGGGCATAGACAACAGGGGGCTCGACTGA